Proteins encoded in a region of the Mercenaria mercenaria strain notata chromosome 1, MADL_Memer_1, whole genome shotgun sequence genome:
- the LOC123545486 gene encoding D-beta-hydroxybutyrate dehydrogenase, mitochondrial-like: protein MLLFAVFFYFICLGNRFARYLDKTGFTVFAGCLNKRSAGAQSLLTTCSSRTHVVEVNTTRQESVSDAFIFVKDHLPSKGLCGIINNAGMDMLGDVELTPISLYKKGFELNLYGYIRVIKTFLPLIRHSKGRVLSVSSVRGRVSEPNQSNYITAKHGIETLTDSLRLEMIKFGVKVCIIEPGDFSNATAIGSEAVTKRKQLEINEMWELARNEVKQSYSKKYMDSWIDPPADSRVPKADITLVAEAVVHALCSVFPKHRYIVQGKWSIVPFDSWVLTYAHNFLPTWIMDKYMSIWKKRLVYAPTEYTPDD, encoded by the exons ATGTTattatttgctgtttttttttatttcatatgccTTGGAAACCGCTTTGCAAGATATTTAGATAAAACGGGATTCACAGTTTTTGCTGGATGTTTAAACAAACGTAGTGCAGGCGCTCAGAGTTTGCTGACAACCTGTTCGTCTAGGACACATGTGGTGGAAGTAAATACAACCAGACAAGAAAGTGTTTCTGACGCTTTCATCTTTGTCAAAGATCATTTACCAAGCAAAG GACTGTGTGGTATTATTAACAATGCTGGTATGGATATGCTCGGAGACGTCGAACTTACTCCCATTTCTCTCTACAAGAAAGGATTTGAACTAAATTTATATGGATATATTCGAGTGATTAAAACGTTCCTTCCGCTGATTCGACATTCGAAAG GACGTGTGCTCAGTGTATCCAGTGTAAGGGGCAGAGTAAGTGAACCAAATCAGTCAAACTATATCACGGCTAAACATGGAATAGAAACTCTCACTGATTCTCTTAGacttgaaatgataaaatttggaGTCAAAGTCTGTATCATTGAACCTGGAGATTTCAGCAACGCAACTGCTATTGGATCAGAAGCGGTG ACTAAACGAAAGCAACTAGAGATTAATGAGATGTGGGAATTAGCCAGAAACGAAGTAAAACAATCGTATTCGAAGAAATATATGGATTCGTGGATTGACCCTCCTGCAGATAGTCGGGTACCTAAGGCCGACATAACGCTGGTAGCGGAAGCTGTCGTGCATGCGCTATGTAGTGTGTTTCCAAAACACAGGTACATCGTTCAAGGGAAATGGTCAATAGTTCCTTTTGATTCATGG GTGCTGACATATGCGCACAATTTTCTTCCAACTTGGATAATGGACAAATATATGTCTATATGGAAAAAGAGGCTTGTGTATGCACCTACTGAATACACACCTGATGACTAA